The proteins below come from a single Campylobacter sp. CCUG 57310 genomic window:
- a CDS encoding glycosyltransferase family 4 protein produces the protein MKKITFLRANPKVVGGAEIYLSRLIETLEAKGIKCQIKSLKAPKFLSSWIKALIYDFQVCSSKNDEFYFSLERVSCADIYRAGDGVHKVYMKEKKSLLNPLNLVYCYLERRCFENSKKIIANSNFVKNQIVQTYEIPEEKIKVIYNGVKIQDDFNKLEAKNELNIQFDIRADIPLILFVGSGFERKGVNEFLHLLSKLKSRFQALIIGKDKKINTYKQLAKSLNLAKKVKFLGARNDIWKFYKASDIFIFPTRYEPFSNVVLEALSFKNVVITTAQNGASEILPKDFVMSSPSDENILSVIEKLLNDTKFLSSTQAASFGLAKNFSIEKNAQETMEIIGAYLH, from the coding sequence ATGAAAAAAATAACCTTCCTAAGAGCTAATCCAAAAGTCGTCGGCGGAGCTGAAATTTATCTATCTCGCCTCATAGAAACGCTTGAAGCAAAAGGTATAAAATGTCAGATCAAAAGCCTTAAAGCGCCCAAATTTCTAAGCTCTTGGATCAAGGCTCTCATTTATGACTTTCAAGTCTGCTCAAGCAAAAACGACGAGTTTTACTTCTCGCTTGAGCGCGTAAGTTGCGCTGATATATACCGCGCAGGAGACGGTGTTCACAAGGTCTATATGAAAGAGAAAAAAAGCCTTTTAAATCCTTTGAATTTGGTATATTGCTACCTTGAGCGTCGCTGTTTTGAAAACTCAAAAAAGATCATAGCAAACTCAAATTTCGTAAAAAATCAGATAGTTCAAACCTACGAAATTCCGGAAGAAAAGATAAAGGTCATATATAACGGTGTTAAAATTCAAGATGATTTTAATAAGCTTGAGGCTAAAAACGAGCTAAATATTCAGTTTGATATAAGAGCGGATATTCCGCTTATTTTGTTTGTCGGAAGCGGTTTTGAGCGAAAAGGAGTGAATGAATTTTTACATCTGCTTTCAAAACTAAAAAGCCGATTTCAAGCCTTAATCATAGGCAAAGACAAAAAAATCAATACTTATAAACAGCTTGCAAAATCGCTAAATTTGGCAAAAAAAGTAAAATTTTTAGGAGCAAGAAACGACATCTGGAAATTTTATAAAGCAAGCGATATTTTTATATTTCCAACCAGATACGAACCCTTTTCAAATGTCGTTTTGGAAGCACTTAGCTTCAAAAACGTAGTCATCACTACCGCTCAAAACGGAGCCAGTGAAATTCTGCCTAAAGATTTTGTGATGAGTTCGCCAAGCGATGAAAACATACTAAGCGTCATAGAAAAACTACTTAACGACACTAAATTTTTATCATCAACCCAAGCCGCGAGCTTTGGGCTCGCTAAAAATTTCAGTATAGAGAAAAACGCTCAAGAGACCATGGAGATAATCGGTGCATATCTTCATTGA
- the gmhA gene encoding D-sedoheptulose 7-phosphate isomerase: protein MQINEMIKKELEEHKKTVEAIFKLQDEIKKACEMAVSTLKNGGKILLCGNGGSAGDAQHIAAELSGRYKKERAGLAGIALTTDTSALTAIGNDYGYEFVFSRQLEAIGRSGDLLIAISTSGNSANVIKALKAANDMGVRTLGLSGKDGGAMNELCELNLIIPSSDTPRIQEMHILIGHTICQAIDDAF, encoded by the coding sequence ATGCAGATAAATGAGATGATAAAAAAAGAGCTTGAAGAGCATAAAAAGACTGTAGAAGCTATCTTTAAGCTTCAAGATGAGATAAAAAAAGCGTGCGAAATGGCTGTTAGCACGCTTAAAAACGGGGGTAAAATTTTACTTTGCGGAAACGGCGGAAGTGCAGGCGACGCTCAGCATATAGCAGCCGAGCTTAGCGGCAGATATAAAAAGGAGCGCGCAGGACTTGCAGGTATTGCGCTAACTACGGATACATCGGCTCTAACAGCCATAGGAAACGACTACGGATATGAGTTTGTTTTTTCGCGACAGCTTGAAGCTATCGGAAGAAGCGGAGATCTGCTCATAGCCATATCAACTAGCGGAAATAGCGCAAATGTCATAAAGGCCTTAAAAGCCGCTAACGATATGGGTGTGCGAACCCTTGGGCTTAGCGGTAAAGACGGCGGTGCGATGAACGAGTTATGCGAGTTAAATTTGATCATACCTTCAAGCGATACGCCTAGAATTCAAGAGATGCATATTCTCATAGGGCATACTATCTGCCAAGCTATCGATGATGCTTTTTGA
- a CDS encoding c-type cytochrome: MKKLLIVSGATALLASSLFAADGATLYKKCVACHGPKAEKSFLNKVPALTTFSKEEMVEALKAYKAGTLNKFNSAAMMKPIVAPMSEADMEAVSEYITTLKK, encoded by the coding sequence ATGAAAAAATTACTTATCGTTTCAGGTGCTACAGCGCTTCTTGCTTCAAGCCTCTTTGCTGCCGACGGCGCTACGCTTTACAAAAAATGTGTTGCCTGTCACGGCCCCAAAGCTGAGAAATCTTTCCTCAACAAAGTTCCCGCCCTTACTACTTTTTCAAAAGAAGAGATGGTAGAAGCTCTTAAAGCTTATAAAGCAGGCACGTTAAACAAATTTAACTCAGCAGCTATGATGAAACCTATTGTAGCTCCAATGAGCGAAGCTGACATGGAAGCTGTTTCAGAGTATATAACAACTCTAAAAAAATAA
- a CDS encoding glycosyltransferase: MYKKFKILHTEWSDGWGGQEIRIINESLALKEKYGVEIFIACRSHAKISQKAKQAGLQVAHFDFNSSYDIKTIFQLIKFIKNNKIDILNSHSGKDSWVGGLAAKIAGIKFIRTRHLSNKINSSRLNFINSLADFIITTGESVKEAMIKENRIDKDQILSIPTGIDEKKFDATIYDKDECLQKFGLEKGKIYVGMLSVLRAFKRHDVFLQIALNLHDKFKDVVFVIAGDGPKKDDIKAFIKEHHMDEYVKMIGHCDEPANFLHALDIFMLISDSGEGVPQSLMQALLMNKACIATDVGSIKDLYDGSNFSLVNFDKNEIEIALIKMLQNDEQRNKFEKNAREFVKNNFTKDIMANKIYKIYEDLAG, encoded by the coding sequence ATGTATAAAAAATTTAAAATTTTACACACAGAATGGTCCGACGGATGGGGCGGACAAGAGATACGCATAATAAACGAATCTCTTGCTCTAAAAGAAAAATACGGAGTCGAGATTTTTATCGCTTGCAGAAGCCATGCTAAAATTTCACAAAAAGCCAAGCAAGCTGGCTTACAAGTAGCTCATTTTGACTTTAACTCATCTTATGACATTAAGACTATTTTTCAACTGATTAAATTTATAAAAAACAATAAGATAGATATACTCAACTCTCACAGCGGTAAAGACAGTTGGGTTGGAGGTCTTGCTGCAAAAATAGCAGGCATAAAATTTATCCGCACAAGACATCTTTCAAACAAAATCAACTCTTCTCGTTTGAATTTTATAAATTCTCTTGCAGATTTTATCATTACAACCGGTGAAAGCGTCAAAGAAGCGATGATAAAAGAAAATCGCATAGATAAAGATCAAATTTTATCCATACCCACCGGCATAGACGAAAAGAAATTTGATGCTACAATTTACGATAAAGATGAATGCTTGCAAAAATTTGGACTTGAAAAAGGCAAAATTTATGTAGGTATGCTTTCGGTTTTACGTGCATTTAAGCGCCACGATGTCTTTTTACAGATCGCACTAAATCTGCACGACAAATTTAAAGATGTTGTTTTTGTAATCGCAGGAGATGGTCCGAAAAAAGACGATATTAAAGCCTTTATAAAAGAACACCATATGGACGAATATGTAAAAATGATAGGTCATTGCGATGAGCCTGCTAATTTTTTGCACGCTCTTGATATTTTTATGCTTATTTCAGACTCCGGCGAAGGAGTTCCTCAATCTTTAATGCAAGCTCTTTTGATGAATAAAGCATGCATCGCAACCGATGTAGGAAGCATTAAGGATTTATATGACGGTTCAAATTTTAGCCTTGTTAATTTTGATAAAAACGAGATAGAGATCGCTCTTATAAAAATGTTGCAAAACGACGAACAAAGAAATAAATTTGAAAAAAACGCAAGAGAGTTCGTAAAAAATAATTTTACAAAAGATATAATGGCTAATAAAATCTATAAAATTTACGAAGACTTGGCAGGCTAG
- the gmhB gene encoding D-glycero-beta-D-manno-heptose 1,7-bisphosphate 7-phosphatase, with protein sequence MNDCKIQKAIFLDRDGVINEDFGYVYEIENFIFKDGIFKAVQGFISKGFIVVVVTNQSGIGRGYYTLEQFGKLSEFMLGEFQKNGIKIAKICFCPHAPEVNCECRKPKPKMIIDAAGELNIDLSKSIMIGDKHSDIKAGESAGVGLNFLLDGKKFKSVEDVFESLKEENLI encoded by the coding sequence ATGAATGATTGTAAAATCCAAAAAGCCATATTTTTAGATCGCGACGGCGTTATAAACGAGGATTTCGGCTATGTTTACGAGATTGAAAATTTTATCTTTAAGGATGGAATTTTTAAAGCGGTTCAAGGCTTCATAAGTAAAGGCTTTATAGTTGTTGTCGTTACAAACCAATCCGGAATCGGCAGGGGATATTATACCCTTGAACAGTTTGGCAAGCTTAGCGAATTTATGCTTGGCGAGTTTCAAAAAAACGGCATTAAGATAGCTAAAATTTGCTTTTGTCCTCATGCTCCGGAGGTTAATTGCGAGTGCAGAAAGCCAAAGCCAAAGATGATAATTGACGCAGCCGGCGAGCTTAATATCGATCTATCAAAATCCATCATGATAGGCGATAAACATAGCGATATAAAGGCCGGAGAAAGTGCGGGAGTGGGACTAAATTTCTTGCTTGACGGGAAGAAATTTAAAAGCGTAGAAGATGTTTTTGAAAGTTTAAAAGAGGAAAATTTGATATGA
- the rfaE1 gene encoding D-glycero-beta-D-manno-heptose-7-phosphate kinase has product MRDVRVLVVGDLMLDHYIWGSCDRISPEAPVQVVKIKDESKRLGGAGNVVLNLLSLGAKVGVISAVGNDEVGKEIVEIIKNFGAKDEFIKLENGRTSSIKSRVMATHQQVVRIDKESIEEISCQDELVSAFKAVVADYDVVLLSDYCKGVLTKNICKQLINESNLQNKPVLIDPKGKDYSKYYGATLLTPNKKEASEAVGFSINSDEDLANALKKLKSELNLTHSLITISEEGIALLQDDKALKFPALAKEVFDVTGAGDTVLATLGYMLGLKESIDKAIQTANLAAAVVVAKVGSATASFEEINELVKNSSSLGFENKIKTADEVCELLKNRGDKRLVFTNGCFDILHAGHVKYLAKAREFGDVLVLGLNSDRSVRELKGKDRPVNTEFDRAAVLAALGAVDYVVIFDEPTPINLISMLRPDVLVKGADYAGKEVVGSDIVSEVRLVEFVQGKSTTSIINRIQNADK; this is encoded by the coding sequence ATGCGTGATGTTCGAGTTTTAGTCGTTGGCGATTTGATGCTTGATCACTATATCTGGGGCAGTTGCGATAGAATTTCACCTGAAGCGCCAGTGCAAGTAGTAAAGATCAAAGATGAGAGTAAGAGACTTGGCGGAGCTGGAAACGTCGTGCTAAATTTGCTCTCTTTGGGCGCTAAAGTGGGAGTAATAAGTGCTGTAGGAAACGATGAGGTAGGCAAAGAGATAGTTGAGATTATTAAAAATTTTGGCGCAAAGGATGAGTTTATAAAATTAGAAAACGGGCGTACAAGCTCGATAAAAAGCCGTGTAATGGCTACTCATCAGCAAGTAGTTAGAATCGATAAAGAAAGCATAGAGGAAATATCTTGCCAAGATGAGCTTGTGAGTGCATTTAAGGCGGTAGTGGCCGATTATGATGTCGTTTTGCTGTCTGATTACTGCAAAGGCGTGCTTACTAAAAATATTTGCAAGCAGCTTATAAACGAATCAAATTTGCAAAATAAGCCCGTTTTAATCGATCCAAAAGGCAAAGACTACTCAAAGTACTATGGCGCAACGCTTCTAACTCCGAATAAAAAAGAGGCTAGCGAGGCGGTTGGCTTTAGCATAAATAGCGACGAGGATCTTGCAAATGCCTTAAAAAAGCTAAAGAGCGAGCTAAATTTAACTCATTCGCTTATAACAATTTCAGAAGAAGGGATCGCGCTTTTGCAGGATGATAAAGCTCTTAAATTTCCGGCATTGGCAAAAGAGGTTTTTGACGTAACCGGTGCGGGAGATACCGTTTTAGCAACGCTTGGATATATGCTTGGGCTTAAAGAAAGCATTGATAAAGCTATACAAACTGCAAATTTAGCCGCTGCGGTCGTGGTGGCGAAGGTAGGCTCGGCGACGGCTAGTTTTGAAGAGATCAATGAGCTTGTTAAAAACAGCTCCTCTTTAGGCTTTGAAAATAAGATAAAAACCGCCGACGAGGTTTGCGAACTGCTTAAAAACAGAGGCGATAAAAGGCTTGTTTTTACAAACGGCTGCTTTGATATCTTGCATGCGGGGCATGTAAAATATCTTGCTAAAGCAAGGGAATTTGGCGATGTTTTGGTTTTGGGTTTAAATTCCGATCGTTCCGTGCGCGAGCTAAAAGGCAAAGATCGTCCCGTAAATACCGAATTCGACCGAGCTGCGGTGCTTGCGGCACTTGGCGCGGTGGATTATGTGGTGATCTTTGATGAGCCTACTCCTATAAATTTAATTTCCATGCTAAGACCAGATGTTTTGGTTAAGGGTGCCGATTACGCAGGCAAAGAGGTCGTGGGAAGCGATATAGTAAGTGAAGTAAGGCTGGTTGAGTTTGTGCAAGGCAAAAGCACTACAAGTATAATAAACAGGATACAAAATGCAGATAAATGA
- the rfaD gene encoding ADP-glyceromanno-heptose 6-epimerase, with protein sequence MKLQDKKIVITGGAGFIGSALAHHFDENYPSCKVLVVDKFRSDEKFSNGNLKSFGHFKNLLGFKGEIYEGDINCAKTLAMIEEFKPDIIYHEAAISDTTVREQGELMRTNLNSFKDLLEICLKTGAKMIYASSGATYGNVKSPQKVGECESPNNVYGFSKLKMDHLGQKYAKKGVSVVGLRYFNVYGKGEFFKDKTASMVLQFGLQILSGKAPRLFEGSDNIKRDFVYIKDIISANLLAINAPSGVYNAATGKARSFQDIADILQRELGVNLGNEYIKNPYVNSYQFHTQADIEPTRAALNYEPQWSLEEGIKDYIPEIKRIFKEEINA encoded by the coding sequence ATGAAATTACAGGATAAAAAGATAGTTATAACAGGCGGAGCCGGGTTTATAGGCTCAGCGCTTGCGCATCATTTTGATGAAAATTATCCAAGTTGCAAGGTGCTTGTTGTGGATAAATTTAGAAGCGATGAGAAATTTAGCAACGGAAATTTAAAGAGTTTTGGGCATTTTAAAAATTTGCTCGGCTTTAAGGGTGAAATTTATGAAGGCGATATCAACTGCGCTAAAACCCTTGCGATGATAGAGGAGTTTAAGCCCGACATAATCTATCATGAAGCCGCAATCTCAGATACTACCGTAAGAGAGCAGGGCGAGCTAATGCGAACAAATTTAAACAGCTTTAAGGATCTGCTTGAAATTTGCCTTAAAACGGGTGCTAAAATGATATACGCAAGCTCTGGGGCGACTTACGGAAATGTAAAAAGCCCTCAAAAAGTAGGAGAGTGCGAATCGCCAAACAACGTATATGGATTTAGCAAGCTAAAGATGGATCATCTTGGGCAAAAATATGCAAAAAAAGGCGTTAGCGTCGTTGGGCTTAGGTATTTTAACGTCTATGGTAAAGGCGAGTTTTTTAAGGATAAGACAGCTTCTATGGTGCTGCAATTTGGACTTCAAATTTTAAGCGGCAAAGCGCCTAGGCTATTTGAAGGAAGCGATAATATAAAAAGAGATTTTGTCTATATCAAAGACATTATAAGCGCAAATTTGCTGGCTATCAATGCGCCAAGCGGGGTTTATAACGCAGCTACCGGTAAGGCTAGAAGCTTTCAAGATATTGCAGATATATTGCAGCGAGAGCTTGGCGTAAATTTAGGTAATGAATATATAAAAAATCCTTACGTAAATTCATATCAGTTTCACACGCAAGCAGATATTGAGCCTACTAGAGCCGCTCTTAATTATGAGCCGCAGTGGAGCCTTGAAGAGGGGATAAAGGACTATATCCCTGAGATAAAGAGAATTTTCAAGGAAGAGATAAATGCGTGA
- the waaF gene encoding lipopolysaccharide heptosyltransferase II, whose translation MHIFIELPTWLGDAVMSSPAIESIVANFSDAKITFFGSFAACELFRPHPNCKNIVIDGSKNSKNRFLTLAKTARSLGEFDIAISFRSSFASSFLLFCLKAQKKFKFKKQNLQLHQVLKYLNFIQNSLNLKEAKNELKLYFTPFKFQKKILALNPGASYGSAKRWYPNYFAKVALHFKDEFEILIFGGKGELDICRQIEQILASNGVTCQNLAGKTSIQELCEKIGGIKEIGGIFITNDSGPMHIAAAYKVPTIALFGPTKFDETSPWKNENARILHLNLNCMPCMKRVCPIKTHECMKNLTPNLVIKAAKELKREIS comes from the coding sequence GTGCATATCTTCATTGAATTGCCCACTTGGCTTGGCGATGCGGTGATGAGTTCGCCCGCAATTGAAAGCATAGTTGCAAATTTTAGCGATGCTAAGATCACGTTTTTTGGCTCTTTTGCGGCATGCGAGCTATTTAGACCTCATCCAAACTGCAAAAATATCGTCATAGACGGTAGTAAAAATAGTAAAAATAGGTTTTTAACTCTAGCTAAAACGGCTAGGAGTTTGGGCGAATTTGATATCGCAATTAGCTTTAGAAGTAGTTTTGCAAGCAGTTTTTTGCTATTTTGCTTAAAAGCGCAGAAAAAATTTAAGTTCAAAAAACAAAACTTACAACTTCATCAAGTCTTAAAATACTTAAATTTCATCCAAAATTCACTAAATTTAAAAGAAGCAAAAAATGAGCTAAAGCTATACTTTACCCCTTTTAAATTTCAGAAAAAAATACTCGCGCTAAACCCTGGAGCAAGCTACGGAAGTGCAAAAAGATGGTATCCAAACTACTTTGCTAAAGTTGCTTTGCACTTTAAAGACGAGTTTGAAATTTTAATTTTTGGCGGAAAAGGCGAACTTGATATTTGCCGGCAAATAGAGCAAATTTTAGCCTCAAACGGAGTCACATGCCAAAATTTAGCCGGCAAAACAAGCATACAAGAGCTTTGCGAAAAAATCGGAGGGATTAAAGAAATCGGAGGGATATTTATAACCAACGATAGCGGTCCTATGCACATAGCAGCCGCTTACAAAGTGCCTACCATAGCTCTTTTTGGACCTACTAAATTTGACGAGACAAGTCCTTGGAAAAACGAAAACGCAAGAATTTTACATCTAAATTTAAACTGCATGCCTTGCATGAAGCGAGTTTGTCCGATAAAAACGCATGAATGTATGAAAAATTTAACTCCGAATTTAGTAATCAAAGCCGCCAAAGAGCTAAAAAGAGAAATATCCTAG
- a CDS encoding O-antigen ligase — protein sequence MNTKIAINYIENTVITLLFIFFITEHHVEFTAVKNISLYLALLLGLSLIFTNFERRISNIKSNFLNAKFELSFLGVFVAYAFIVSLFPYSYEYDSFKNAFKEFGRGIAFLLIILILADDNKNKDKIFFYSILAAFFCITIYYCYPLFSEFDKISSANFEEGRIINRKYALFSDRFMVFVLIAILLFRQYWLKSLAIVFCLLVVVMDIFTGARGSWLSVFVSFVLLFVALFFSSYKEFLKANFKKIAAICIVATALLGFIFANSSVFIYKFSQGTYSSGRDLILKERLPMLFSSDRVFVGLGYGPELYDQFLSDKMDEIGIEFSMMQMYDSRRHWFNDEPFFIGNYYYFGVIGTAALFLAFISLLISSFKEFRRTQNLLFLGVFISTISYFGIRGLFETYNLRILYLFYMIGFFVLIKAKFSNPSKT from the coding sequence TTGAACACAAAAATAGCTATTAATTATATTGAAAATACGGTAATAACACTACTTTTTATATTTTTTATCACAGAGCATCATGTTGAATTTACGGCAGTTAAAAATATCTCTCTTTATCTTGCCTTGTTGCTTGGTTTAAGTTTGATTTTTACGAATTTTGAAAGACGAATTTCAAATATAAAATCAAATTTTTTAAATGCCAAATTTGAACTTTCTTTTCTTGGTGTTTTTGTTGCGTATGCTTTTATTGTCTCGTTATTTCCTTATAGTTATGAGTATGACTCTTTTAAAAACGCATTTAAAGAGTTTGGGCGTGGAATTGCTTTTTTATTGATTATTTTAATTTTGGCAGATGACAATAAAAATAAAGATAAAATTTTCTTCTATAGTATTTTGGCTGCATTTTTTTGCATCACTATTTATTATTGCTATCCTCTTTTTAGCGAGTTTGACAAAATTTCAAGCGCTAATTTTGAGGAGGGAAGGATTATAAATCGAAAATATGCTCTTTTTTCAGATAGATTTATGGTTTTTGTCCTTATTGCTATTTTGCTTTTTAGGCAATATTGGCTTAAATCTTTAGCTATTGTGTTTTGTTTGCTAGTTGTTGTGATGGATATATTTACGGGAGCTAGAGGAAGTTGGCTAAGCGTTTTTGTAAGCTTTGTCTTGCTGTTTGTAGCTTTATTTTTTAGCTCTTATAAGGAGTTTTTAAAAGCTAATTTTAAAAAAATAGCTGCTATTTGTATTGTTGCAACGGCTCTACTTGGATTTATATTTGCTAATTCGTCTGTTTTTATATATAAATTTTCTCAAGGAACCTACAGTTCCGGGCGCGATCTTATCTTAAAAGAGAGATTGCCGATGCTTTTTAGTAGCGATAGGGTGTTTGTGGGTCTTGGGTATGGACCTGAGCTTTACGATCAGTTTTTAAGCGATAAGATGGATGAAATCGGAATCGAGTTTTCTATGATGCAGATGTATGATTCAAGGAGGCATTGGTTTAACGATGAGCCATTTTTCATCGGAAACTATTACTATTTTGGAGTTATCGGCACTGCGGCTTTATTTTTGGCATTTATTTCGTTGTTAATATCTTCTTTTAAAGAATTTAGAAGAACTCAAAATCTGTTATTTTTAGGAGTTTTTATATCTACAATTTCGTATTTTGGCATAAGAGGACTTTTTGAAACTTACAATCTTAGAATTTTATATCTTTTTTATATGATAGGCTTTTTTGTGCTGATTAAAGCAAAATTTTCAAACCCTAGCAAAACGTAA
- a CDS encoding glycosyltransferase family 9 protein has translation MLYFVIYIVFLPLLFTLSFFRRKSTKFLIIQTAKIGDYANSSVIFENLKEFDIVLDKINLSFANYDERIKTKFAINDYKKSLFGKLKLAFLLFFKNYEQIYVLMPNDLNLFLAKFAFAKNCTTIKHYNRHTSSDFLSLNMKLINHTLNDLTIDTYLKMIDLQDHSKIYKKEIQKPLFVPQNSIIENNDKFKIGISLTAGNKIKTIPPKTLNELFRALDKFECEIYVFGLKNEEKLMHDLIFPHNAKVISLLDKIALCELPFYISKMDLYISSDTGNSYIADTMEVATINFIGPCYAKEQRPIYEKSLIIESGLKPFSSVFKTDTKTNADEYFKLTAGQITKILDFINSLIKDKKQS, from the coding sequence TTGCTTTATTTTGTTATCTATATTGTATTTTTGCCCCTACTTTTTACTCTTAGTTTTTTTAGAAGAAAATCTACCAAATTTCTAATAATTCAAACGGCCAAAATAGGCGATTACGCAAACTCTTCGGTTATATTTGAGAATCTTAAAGAGTTTGATATAGTTCTTGATAAGATCAATTTATCTTTTGCTAATTACGATGAGAGGATAAAGACAAAATTTGCCATAAACGATTACAAAAAATCTCTTTTTGGTAAGCTTAAATTGGCTTTTTTGCTATTTTTTAAAAATTATGAACAAATTTATGTTCTTATGCCAAATGATCTTAATCTTTTCCTTGCAAAATTTGCCTTTGCAAAAAACTGCACAACCATAAAGCACTACAACAGGCATACTTCAAGCGATTTTCTAAGTCTTAATATGAAACTTATAAATCATACGCTAAACGACCTAACTATAGATACCTACCTAAAAATGATAGACTTGCAAGATCATAGTAAAATTTACAAAAAAGAAATTCAAAAGCCGCTTTTTGTGCCACAAAACTCCATCATTGAAAATAACGATAAATTCAAGATAGGCATAAGCCTAACGGCAGGTAATAAAATAAAAACAATTCCGCCTAAAACTCTAAATGAGTTATTTAGGGCGCTTGATAAATTTGAGTGCGAGATATACGTATTTGGTCTAAAAAATGAAGAGAAATTGATGCATGATTTAATCTTTCCGCATAATGCTAAAGTCATCTCTTTGCTTGATAAAATAGCGCTTTGCGAACTGCCTTTTTACATCTCAAAGATGGATCTTTATATATCTTCAGATACCGGGAATTCATACATAGCAGATACTATGGAAGTTGCTACTATAAATTTTATCGGACCTTGCTACGCAAAAGAACAGCGTCCGATATACGAAAAATCACTAATTATTGAATCCGGTCTTAAACCTTTTTCGTCGGTTTTTAAAACCGATACAAAGACAAACGCAGATGAGTATTTTAAACTAACAGCCGGTCAGATAACTAAAATTTTAGATTTCATAAACTCTTTAATAAAAGACAAAAAGCAATCATGA
- a CDS encoding polysaccharide deacetylase family protein encodes MTHPVCILTMHHCAPIKDDLTITPELFEKTLQEICNMGFKFINYREFKDILFERKNPRRKSVLLTFDDGYFDNYKFAFPILKELQIPAVCFLITDNISKFKRQNFDFTLKPHFKIDYKEDLEHFLTLDEIYEMRDSGLFEFDSHTATHFSCKNNDEARIKNELERSQEKIKEIFPNKKEFGFCWPKGHFNETSMGLIKKSKYDFAFSVIDGGYCVGDDKFKIRRIDISNNSKDDKTYIFRVKKKLKIYSTPIIGNLYSNFRNRKFK; translated from the coding sequence ATGACACATCCTGTTTGTATTTTAACCATGCACCATTGCGCTCCTATCAAAGACGATCTTACGATAACGCCTGAGCTTTTTGAAAAAACACTGCAAGAAATTTGCAATATGGGATTTAAATTTATAAACTACCGTGAGTTTAAAGATATATTGTTTGAGCGTAAAAATCCTAGAAGAAAGAGTGTGCTGCTAACTTTTGACGACGGATATTTTGATAATTACAAATTTGCTTTTCCAATCCTTAAAGAACTTCAAATTCCTGCGGTTTGCTTTTTGATTACAGACAATATAAGCAAATTTAAACGCCAAAATTTTGATTTTACATTAAAGCCTCACTTTAAAATTGACTATAAGGAAGATTTGGAGCATTTCTTAACTTTAGATGAAATTTATGAGATGAGAGATAGCGGGCTCTTTGAATTCGATAGTCACACTGCAACACATTTTTCTTGCAAAAATAATGATGAAGCGCGCATAAAAAATGAGCTAGAGCGCTCGCAAGAAAAAATCAAAGAAATTTTTCCAAATAAAAAAGAGTTTGGTTTCTGCTGGCCAAAAGGGCACTTTAACGAAACTTCAATGGGATTAATCAAAAAATCCAAATACGACTTCGCCTTTAGTGTTATTGATGGTGGATACTGCGTGGGCGATGATAAATTTAAAATTCGTCGCATAGACATATCAAACAACTCAAAAGACGACAAAACCTATATCTTTAGAGTTAAAAAGAAGCTAAAGATATACTCAACGCCTATAATCGGCAATCTGTATTCTAATTTTAGAAATAGGAAATTTAAGTAA